The sequence AAATGTATGCTGAATATCGATCAGCAAGCTATATTAGATCAGCTTATTTCCATATAATTTCCATTTTATATATCTTGAAAAAAATATTGCTGAATTAAAAGCTGAAGAGTCATTTTTGTTATGATAAGGAACAAAAAAAATGCCCCTAGGGGCATTTTAATTATCAGAACGCTATTGACCAGCAACAATGCTGAATCTATTTACTTCTTAGAATCTTTTGATTTTCCAGGTTGATTATCTTGTTTTTTACCTTTAGTTGATTGAGATATAGAATCTCTCATATCGGTATCAGCCTGAATATTTTTGAATTTATAATAATCAAGTATACCAAGATTTCCTTCACGAAATGCTTGTGCCATTGCTAATGGAATTTGAGCTTCGGCTTCAATAACTTTTACACGTGCTTCCTGTGCTTTTGCTTTTTGTTGTTGTTCTTCAGCAACTGCCATAGCACGTTTTTGTTCCGCCTTTGCTTGTGCGATCTGCTTGTCAGCTTCGGCCTGATCGGCTTGTAAAACAGCACCAATGTTTTTCCCAACATCAATATCAGCGATATCAATAGAAAGAATTTCGAAAGCTGTTCCAGAATCTAATCCTTTTTGTAATACTAATTTTGAAATATTATCAGGATTTTCTAATACTGCTTTATGATCGAGTGATGAACCAATTGAAGAAACAATACCTTCACCAACACGAGCAAGAATTGTATCTTCACCAGCACCACCAACCAATTGATTGATATTGGCACGAACTGTAACTCGGGCCTTGGCTACCAACTGAATACCATCTTTTGCCATTGCAGCAATTGGTTTGGTATCAATCACTTTTGGATTAACAGACATATGAACTGCATCAAA comes from Bacteroidota bacterium and encodes:
- the floA gene encoding flotillin-like protein FloA (flotillin-like protein involved in membrane lipid rafts), whose protein sequence is METMSLVGIVVVVVGILLAIIIFLYFVPLNLWITAVFSGVKVSIIQLILMRIRKVPPALIVNSLIISTKAGLKVTPNEIETHFLAGGNVNNVIKALISADKANIPLTFQLATAIDLAGRDVFDAVHMSVNPKVIDTKPIAAMAKDGIQLVAKARVTVRANINQLVGGAGEDTILARVGEGIVSSIGSSLDHKAVLENPDNISKLVLQKGLDSGTAFEILSIDIADIDVGKNIGAVLQADQAEADKQIAQAKAEQKRAMAVAEEQQQKAKAQEARVKVIEAEAQIPLAMAQAFREGNLGILDYYKFKNIQADTDMRDSISQSTKGKKQDNQPGKSKDSKK